GCATCGCCACGTCCGCGTGGCTCTCGGCGAGGCCGACCAGCGCGTCCTGGAGGTCCGCGATCAGGCCGCCGATGGTCCGGGCGTGGTCGCGCAGGTACATCCGGAAGAGGGTGGCCACCTGGTCGTTGCGGGAGCGGCCGGCGCGCAGCTTGCCGCCGAGGTCGGCGCCGAGGCGCTCCAGCAGGCCGCGCTCCAGTGCGGTGTGCACGTCCTCGTCGGCGATGGTGCCGGTGAAGGAGCCGTCGGCCACGTCGGCCTCCAGCTGGTCCAGTCCGGCGATCATGCGGTCGAGCTCTTCGGCCGTGAGCAGGCCCGCCTTGTGGAGCACGCGGGCGTGGGCGCGCGAGCCGGCGATGTCGTAGGGCGCGAGGCGCCAGTCGAAGTGGACCGACGCGGACAGCTTCGCGAGGGCCTCGGCGGGACCGTCGGCGAACCGGCCGCCCCAGAGCCGGACGTCACCCTTGTTGCTGCTCACAGCTACTGCTCCTCAGGACTGCATGGCCTGTACGGCATGCTTTTCGGATGTGAAACCGCCTCCCCGCCGCGGAGGAAACGGGGAGGCGGTCACGTACTGCTGATCGGTCAGGCGAGGTCGCGCCGCGCCGCGATCTTCGAGGAGAGGCCGAAGATCTCGATGAAGCCCTGGGCCTTGGACTGGTCGAAGGTGTCGCCCGAGTCGTAGGTCGCGAGGTTGAAGTCGTACAGCGACTCGTCCGACCTCCGGCCGGTGACGACGGCGCGGCCGCCGTGCAGCGTCATCCGGATGTCACCGGTGACGTGCTGGTTGGCCTCGTTGATGAAGCCGTCCAGCGCCCGCTTGAGCGGGGAGAACCACAGGCCGTCGTAGACCATCTCGCCCCAGCGCTGCTCGACCTGCCGCTTGTAGCGGGCCAGCTCGCGCTCGACGGTGACGTTCTCCAGCTCCTGGTGGGCGGTGATCAGCGCGATCGCACCCGGGGCCTCGTACACCTCACGGGACTTGATGCCCACGAGACGGTCCTCGACGATGTCGATCCGGCCGATGCCGTGGGCGCCGGCGCGGTCGTTGAGCTGCTGGATCGCCTGGAGCACGGTGACGGGCTTGCCGTCGATGGCGACCGGGACGCCCTCCTTGAAGGAGATGACGACCTCGTCGGCCTCGCGCGGCAGGGCCGGGTTCGAGGTGTACTCGTAGATGTCCTCGATCGGGGCGTTCCAGATGTCCTCCAGGAAGCCCGTCTCGACGGCGCGCCCGAAGACGTTCTGGTCGATGGAGTACGGGGACTTCTTGGTGGTCGCGATCGGGAGCTGCTTCTCCTCGCAGAAGGCGATCGCCTTGTCACGGGTCATCGCGTAGTCGCGGACGGGGGCGATGCACTTGAGGTCCGGGGCGAGGGCGACGATGCCCGCCTCGAAGCGGACCTGGTCGTTGCCCTTGCCGGTGCAGCCGTGGGCGACGGTCGTGGCGCCGTGCTTCTTGGCGGCGGCGACCAGGTGCTTGACGATGGCCGGCCGGGAGAGCGCCGAGACCAGCGGGTACCGGTCCATGTAGAGGGCGTTCGCCTTGATCGCCGGGAGGCAGTACTCGTTGGCGAACTCGTCGGAGGCGTCGGCGACCTCGGCCTCGACCGCACCGCAGTCGAGCGCGCGCTTGCGGA
Above is a genomic segment from Streptomyces sp. NBC_01233 containing:
- a CDS encoding argininosuccinate synthase; amino-acid sequence: MTERVVLAYSGGLDTSVAIGWIAEETGAEVIAVAVDVGQGGEDLDVIRKRALDCGAVEAEVADASDEFANEYCLPAIKANALYMDRYPLVSALSRPAIVKHLVAAAKKHGATTVAHGCTGKGNDQVRFEAGIVALAPDLKCIAPVRDYAMTRDKAIAFCEEKQLPIATTKKSPYSIDQNVFGRAVETGFLEDIWNAPIEDIYEYTSNPALPREADEVVISFKEGVPVAIDGKPVTVLQAIQQLNDRAGAHGIGRIDIVEDRLVGIKSREVYEAPGAIALITAHQELENVTVERELARYKRQVEQRWGEMVYDGLWFSPLKRALDGFINEANQHVTGDIRMTLHGGRAVVTGRRSDESLYDFNLATYDSGDTFDQSKAQGFIEIFGLSSKIAARRDLA